CAAATCTATACTTGTAAATCTTAAAACTTCACAAAGAATAACTTGTTTTGTAATTGATGGTGGTATTCAAGAAGTTAATAAACAGAAAATATTAAAATCGCTGGACTCACAACAAATTATGATTGAATGGTTGCAGCCTACTGACGCTATTCTCAGTAAAGTGAAAGTTTCAGGTCATGTGACGGTTGCAACTTACTATCGGTTACTTATTCCCGATCTATTACCGCAGCATATCGAGAAGGTTATTTATTTAGACTGTGACTTAGTTGTCAACGAAGATTTACAAAAATTATGGGCTATAGAGATTGACAACAGCTATCTACTAGCAGTTCAAGATATGGGAATACGTGAAGTATCAAATCCTCGCGGTGGACTTCATAACTATCAAGAATTAGGAATTCCTCCTCATTCCAAGTATTTAAACGCTGGGGTGATGGTATTTAACTTGGAAAAGTGGCGAACAGAAAATATCAGCACTCAAGCCATTGAGTATCTTGAGCAGAATAAAGAACATGTTTTAAACTGGGATCAAGATGGAGTAAATGCAGTTCTTGCAGGTAAATGGAGAGAACTCGATCCACGGTGGAATCAAACTCCTAGCGTGTATAAATATCGATCGTGGAAAGACAGTCCTTTTACTGAAGAGATGTATAAATCTGTGATTCAACAGCCTTATATTGTTCATTTTGCAACCGCTATCAAGCCTTGGCATTACTACTGCGAACATCCAGCTAAAGATTTGTTCTTTCAGTATCTCGATATGACATCTTGGTCGGGTTGGCGACCTAAAAAACCATTGAAGTACA
This window of the Chroococcidiopsis thermalis PCC 7203 genome carries:
- a CDS encoding glycosyltransferase family 8 protein; protein product: MISSDTESIVVVCAADNNYVIPLSVTLKSILVNLKTSQRITCFVIDGGIQEVNKQKILKSLDSQQIMIEWLQPTDAILSKVKVSGHVTVATYYRLLIPDLLPQHIEKVIYLDCDLVVNEDLQKLWAIEIDNSYLLAVQDMGIREVSNPRGGLHNYQELGIPPHSKYLNAGVMVFNLEKWRTENISTQAIEYLEQNKEHVLNWDQDGVNAVLAGKWRELDPRWNQTPSVYKYRSWKDSPFTEEMYKSVIQQPYIVHFATAIKPWHYYCEHPAKDLFFQYLDMTSWSGWRPKKPLKYIIRLGLRRFRENIKSLLKSFAWHLSLSR